aacgttggctaatcaacgatatcatccgatggcccaatgatgacaaatatcgcatttaccaacattggctgtggcactgatgcccaacaacgggcctttgtgtattttggtaacgttggctaaacaacgataatattagttggcccaatgatgacatatatcgcatttaccaacattggctgtggcactgatgcccaacaatgggcctttgtgtattttggtaacgttggctaatcaacgataatattcgttggcccaatggtgacaaatatcgcatttaccaacattggctgtagcattgatgcccaacaatgggcctttgtgtattttggtaacgttggctaatcaacgatatcatccgatggtccactgatgacaaatatcgcatttaccaacattggctgtggcactgatgcccaacaatgggcctttgtttactttggtaacgttggctaatcaacgatatcatccgatggcccaatgacgacaaatgtcgcatttaccaacattggctgtggaactttgcttgtggcgtcactagatggcgttactgtctccaaacatcgaagttatagttattttctcgattattccggatataatcataatattttttaaaagtaacttataaatgtaatagctataactataaaatttatacattaattttaaaaattgcattttaccaacattttctcaatttaaatctcaaaaaacataaatctcgcttacgaagttttgaagtgcggttagtatatatacaaattagagtgtatagtaagtgtacttgcttcggcagtacatatactaaaattggaacgatacagagaagattaacaacaactgctgcctaggaTCTTCATGTGCgtatacaaccaatgcctaccgtagtgtaattgtaatatttatcaccaaaggcccaacgtcgtattacacaaccacttacctaacgtagggtaactgtaggactcgtaaacaaatgcccattacataattagactgtaggccctctataaattacacaactatttacctatggtagtattgtaagaatcctacacaaggcccaacgttaaagttacaatgttggccctttgtgggacaagctgtgttgggcctccaacctggtgcacgactacctaccgacctacctgacttgccgttgggtaattgttgaatttgcaaacagaagcacaacgaaaaaattgcccttttttatttttttgcagttggccctacagcaagccatacggccaaatgtaacaattaaccaaccatcaaacaaatgtgtataggcccaaccacggcccaaccaaaaccacaaccgttgaataattgtatgatttatttaaataggcccaacgaaaaaattactctaatggccctctgttgggaatcttcaggagggcctttgtcgagggccctccagcaaatcgtacggccaaatgtaacaattaaccaaccatcaaacaaatgtgtataggcccaaccacggcccaaccaaaaccaccaccgttgaataattgtatgatttatttaaataggcccaacgaaacaattactcttatggccctctgttgggaatctttgggagggcctttgtcgagggccctccagcaaatcgtacggccaaatataacggttgccctactaatacgtaaacaaaggcccaaccaaatccctacaagaaaatgctattagggtaactctacaagccctaacttcacaaactctacaccttagtcataCTATGTGGCTAAATTGAACCCTGGCAGATTGCCACGTGAAGTCATGCTCGGACAGATTGCCGAAGCTAAGAGACCGGTTGGTCGACCCGTACTCCGTTTCAAGGATTCCTGTAAACGCGACATGAATGGCTTCGGCATTCCAGCTAACTGTTGGGAGGAACGCGCGGAGATGAGACCGGAGTGGCGTCGTAACCTGCGGGAAGGCATGGCAAAGCATGACGAGCTCTGGTTGGACCAACTTTTAAGCAGAAACGAAATTGCAGAGCTGCTGGACCACCACAGGAGTCACGACACGTCTGTGATCGATGCGGCAAGAAATGCCGATCGGCCATTGGTCTATACAGTCATCGCAGTCGATGTAGGCTGCAGACTACCTCCTCAAAATATCGTCGCTGTAACTATTCTGCaaaaaacaccactaaactacccgaaatttctttgtctaccccgaacatttttataaactagtTTCGGGTactttagtggtgttttatttatatttatatctccgttgacatttgctgggacgtcagtctttccgtgaccacagctggtgcaactcagctgaaacgtcggaatttaaagtaaaaccaatgaaattatatcgcggtagacctagggaatattaggcaaagctctgtgtaggtggcaccactagcacatacagtaaacaaacctcattgacattaTCAATGACACGTCATGcatcactaggtcaatcacatggcctaccgtgaaacacgacaagttcggtttctgcctctctatcactcttgcttattcgatctatagagagacagataaagaaatttcgattttcgcgtttcgcggtaggccacctgtaaacaaaccgccttggtgcatcaatgtcatagtaaaaacttgtcaaaaaactgtttaagttctagtatgtataagttaggtACTCTAtgttttactaaacaaattagtgctgcactctggagGCAGAACTAAAGGGCAGAACAaacgtagtgatttaattctctatgggcagaacattgcagtaatactccctaaaagtgttatatttatattttgattgacactattgaaaaataaatcagCGTCAATTAGACAGCTGCCATAAAGTGACGTGACGACCTGTGGTTTCAAAATATAGTCAAATATGTTGTTTATCATGGAATATACCAGCActatttgaaataaaaaattcTTACTTGACTACTATGATATACACGAAGCAACAATGGTACACACCCGCCGAGGTAGGTTGACGTCAGAGTTAATTAACTACTTACTAACGCAGATAATAAGTAGGTTGAAAATACCTACATAGTACATATATAattaacaaaatatacctaTCTGAGAACCACACGATCATTAAAACGCCTCGGCGACAAATGGGGCATAAGAAAAAATCCAAAAATATGAGTTAAGTACCGACCTAAAGTTCTTATTAGAAACCACGAGGCTGATATTgaagaattaaaacatattattattttgtttctccgttttggatttcacgggcctataaatcccggtcttttgataggcttgcgtggggatatagatccaagacgtagaggccctttggagagttttaatgtcatgtagaacgcctgctggaacccgttcacaggcgcaacaatagacacccatgaaccggtcgcagcaggcatcggcactattgtagaaaaagtgaacagtatgtTACCAgtctatggattgatgtttgggtggacaatgagactgggctattgtaaaagaggtccggacacctgccataacaatgttaacaccgtcatcgaggcaggtggtgacttgccgctgactagatggatataaaactgccgtcgtaaagacgaccaggagcaacaccagtgtgagcggctcaggggtgtcgagaggtgtgcgcccctttaaaaactgttattactgtcagttttttaaaattttggaaAGGTACTAAGAAGTTGTATAAAAAGAATAATTTACCTATTAAACGTATACATCGATACGTATACATACTTGGTTTTGAAGGTGGTGATCCACAACTCCGCGCAGGACTGCTGGGTGTCGCTGAACGGCAGAGTCCTGGACATGACGGGCTGGCTGGCCGACCAGTTCCGGCTCTGCACCTGCCGCAAGAACTGCTCCTGCGTCATCAAGAACTGGTACTGCGCCGATGACTGCGTGGAGTACTGCCCCTGCTTCAAGCGGGGGTTCCCCTACTGCGACAAGAAGAGGGTATGTAGCGACTAGTAGCTTAATATAGGTAGTTGTTgttacaagaattgctcgtgcATCATGATCGTCAAGAACTGGTACTACACCGACGACTGCATGAAAGACTGCCGTTACGACGGTTTCCGTATTGTGAATAAGAGGGGTACCTAGGTACAtacatcataatcataatcatttattgcatccatggtttACAAaggtgttaaaaaaatatattgggtACAGCATGGACCCTACAAGGGCGTGGCAACATATTATACGTAGTACTAGGCATCATATCGCAACTTCAAAATACGTGTGCCCTTTGCTTCATTTGACTGAACACGTTTTTTGAAAACCTTCATAAGTTTTGGAAAAAAATGCGTTCGTTCAGAAAATGAGAATTTGGCAAACAAAACATCGAACAAATAATTTGCAACTCTACATTACGAGTACAAGCGTTACCTGGACAAGTAACGCTTGTAATGTAGAGGGGTTGGCAAAACCAACGTGTATTTCAATTTGCCACACACTACATTTTTAGTTAGAgtatacaaacagcaacaatcctaactgtacattggtggaccttattacacaAGGCGTAAGGTCCACGATGTACAgataacagtgtgggcgatcgTACTGTGTATAGTAGGTATAGTTAATAAACCTACATATACAGTTCTCATCAATCGGGCCAATTAAAAGCGCACCTTACAGCTTTTTTTTTTCCAAGAATTAAACGATATAAACGTAGTTATTAACAGTACTTACTTACAAAGCGTGAATGTGATGTGGGTTAACTCTTGCACTGTTACGAGTTACGATACTTACTAATCCCATTTACGTCTCCCCAGCTTGCGATGACAATTCTGGCGTACGCCGGCAAGGACATCTCGCACTGGTTCCGTGGCAACGAATGGGTGCAGTACACGCACCCGGTGacgggcgcggcggcggcgcggcgtcCGCACGGCCTGGGCCCGCACGAGCCTCAGGTTTATTTAAACTTTGGCATTATTGTATTATATCTACTGCTTTGTTATTCCGCGATACCGCGATCCTAACGTGCCAGTCAATTGGATCTATCTTGACGCCGCAGGTGCCCTCCACCAAGTGGCGGCCCTACACCAAGCCCTGGTGGCTAGACGATAGCCTGGTTGTGGGGAAGCTGACCGCTAAGAGCAGGCCTATTAGGATTACCAATACTCTTACTGGTGAGCGATTTACTATAATTTGTAGTTAGTTCTACTCGACTGTATCACTAAACTGTCTATAACGACTAAATTGGTGTTGGTGGTGGCAAATGGTCGggaaaaactgttttttttcctAATATGACGTTGGCCGCCTTTCCTTTAAAGCGGAGATGAAAGGAATCAACAAATACCATTGGTTGTAATCCACATCTCTTTATTGCTCTCATCGCCGCCTCAGCGGACAGGCAGACTAAGCTGATGCTTTACGATGTAGGTTTCCTGCTAGCcgcttatatgtacctataagtacTTAGCAATCTTATTATTCACTAAGTGCAAGGAATACAAGAAAACAGATGCAATGTCACTATAACTCTTGTCGATTGGTCATCTATAGACACTCGTAATGAGGGTTTGGGACGGTGTGGAGTAAATAAGAAGTATCTTCAGCTGGGCTGCTCTGAGTTGACGCGAGATTTTTGTAGCTTTCGTGAATAGGTACAGTTGACGCTTTGTCTATTCGTCTTCCCTCAAGGTTCGACGGTGACCCTGGAGGTGTGCTCAGAGGAGACCATCTACGAGATCATGCAGCGCTACCGGCGCCACAACACGCACCTGGCTTCCTACTCGTGGCGTTACCGCGGCCGGCGGCTCTGCCTCCATCTCACGTTGGCCGAAAACGGGATTCCGGACGAAAGGGAACGGTTCTCGCAGGTGCTGCTGCCCGAGAATATCCACGTGCCAGCCATTTTGATTTACTACAATGACGACTTGACTGAAGGTGagtttggtctaactctattcgtTTAACCGAACAGTGCAGTAGGAGTATGGTCTAGTCCTACCCATGACGTGCACTATTATACGCAGAAACGTTAGAGGAGAACGGAATCCCGGACGAAAGGGAGCGATTAGGCGACATTTTTCCATTCTGTTAATTGTGTTGTATTTAATGTAGAATGTAAAGATTATCGTACAATTTTAATTTGTGGTGATCCGCAGAGCCGGCGGTAGACGACTGCTTCTGCCACGACACGGAGTGCATCAAGGACAAGCCTGAAACCTACATCCCGTTTTAACATGGACCTCAAACACGATGGGCCAAATAGCGAGCACGATAGGCTTTGTTTATAACGATTTTGTTGTTTTTACGTAACGATTACACATTATGCAAAATGcagttttattactttttataaacttcttttacaaaatatttacttacaatATGTTACTTTTTAATTAGCTACCTACAACTACATATATGGTATAaacaaaatatgtcaaaaatataatgaaaaatgtttttttttgtaagtttcTGATATTTCGGCCCTCTGATACTTCCAATCCCCTCACTCCCCTAAAcacgtacatacatatttaaagtTTTCGACCAACATCAACAGGACTAAGGTATCTATTTGTTAATCGTGTCTAAAAATAGAACAGGTTTCTAATAATATTACTATATTTCATTTACAATATGCATTAATTACATCAAGTAACTTTAGTAAAGGAGCTCtttcatacaaaatatacaaaaaatccagTAGAAAATACTAGAAAAGCTGTTTCAACATTAGACAACGTACATACGATTAGGCAGTTCCCaagcaattttttaaatacgaatACTTGTAGGGTACATATACATAGATACAGATCAGATCCACATTTAATATGTTAATAAACATTTACTACCACCTACAGCTCATTTGACTTAGCTCTCGGGATGGAGAAGTTGACTCTTATCGTAAATACAATTATAAAGTTGTCTCACAATATTCAGTTTTGAACGTTTATTTTACAAGAAAGATCTTCTTAAACGCTACTTTTCATGAAGACAAAGAGCATGTCAAATGAAGACATTCTAATAGCGCAGTTTAACTTGTTTATAAATggaaattattaaatttgaaaataccagatgatatattttatattacggATACCGGCCATATATGGGAACGTTAATCAAATGAATCGCTAAGTTCACGTCATAATAATCCTAAGAGGTGTTCAGTCACGCCCCCTAGGTCCGCTAGTGTTTGGCGGCAGGTATCGGGCGAGCGTTACGCGGTGGGCGTGTGCGGGACGTGCGAGAGGTGTTTGACGATGTCGACCCAGTCCCAGCCCCGCGGCCGCTCGCGTGTGTATATGTAGGTGTCGGGCGAGCGTTACGCGGTGGGCGTGTGCGGGACGTGCGAGAGGTGTTTGACGATGTCGACCCAGTCCCAGCCCCGCGGCCGCTCGCGTGTGTATATGTAGGTGTCGGGCGAGCGTTACGCGGTGGGCGTGTGCGGGACGTGCGAGAGGTGTTTGACGATGTCGACCCAGTCCCAGCCCCGCGGCCGCTCGCCCGCGCGGCCCATCTCGGCGCGGTCCCACGCGCGCCTCTTCTGCGCCTTCGTCAGCTGCTCCTTCTTCTCCGCCTGCTTCGACTCCGACTGTAGCGAAACACGTGCCCGTTACTTATGGGGTACCTCGAGGAAGAGGTTTGGGTCCTACCCTGTTccttttttaaatgatttttgcAATTTGGACATTTCAGGACAAATAATGTTATTCATACGATACGCACTgcaccaaaaagaatagatagtatagaggggtcctgtcattgtaaattttgtagtcactgtaaatttactgccatctatcgacacacgactaaaactcaaaatgaaaacgtataaagttatcaaaaaatgtatatatatggataaatgattttaatatttttatatcattttgatccatgttcattcactgatatctatgtgttaaaattgttaaatatgaaacggtgtcgtcacgccatctagccgaggataggctaaaggtgtgtgcggcatctattcgagaatgacttttacttgaattccgaggcacgttttttccttagactttattcgtcttatacgaagttacatatgtctttgactgCACTAAGGTGCACGTTGCGACTACATACGAATCTTAAACTACATTTGACTACTTTTTGTAATACCCGCAACAAAAATACCGACAACACCCTTGGTGGTGATGAGTAAGAACCATAATATTGCTGATGCGATAtgcgttttaattttttattttaaaaaaccgccgcctaaaagtcaattttatcACAAAATGTGTTTTAAATAACAGGACCATAAAATTACTTGTTGCTGGTAACTATAAATTAATCAGTGCATTTTGGTGATA
The Cydia splendana chromosome 8, ilCydSple1.2, whole genome shotgun sequence genome window above contains:
- the LOC134793292 gene encoding cytochrome b5 domain-containing protein 1, with translation MIYTKQQWYTPAEVVIHNSAQDCWVSLNGRVLDMTGWLADQFRLCTCRKNCSCVIKNWYCADDCVEYCPCFKRGFPYCDKKRLAMTILAYAGKDISHWFRGNEWVQYTHPVTGAAAARRPHGLGPHEPQVPSTKWRPYTKPWWLDDSLVVGKLTAKSRPIRITNTLTGSTVTLEVCSEETIYEIMQRYRRHNTHLASYSWRYRGRRLCLHLTLAENGIPDERERFSQVLLPENIHVPAILIYYNDDLTEEPAVDDCFCHDTECIKDKPETYIPF